The following coding sequences are from one Shewanella violacea DSS12 window:
- a CDS encoding LacI family DNA-binding transcriptional regulator encodes MTTIRDVAKLAGVSTTTVSHVLNKTRFVSVEGKAKVEAAVIELNYVPNTIARSLKGGSSRVLGMLITDANNPFYADLIQWVDQVAYRYGYNLILCNTQGNIQRAKDYLVMLSQRQVDGMLMMSSDARQLPVSSYGSMPMVMMDSGPEQAGYDRILDDSEQGGYMATKHLLESGHKSIGLLAGPLDKSNSQNRIAGYRRAMAEAKLEVDECWIQSGEFTYEGGAEAMSRLLNQSSPVTAIFASNDLMAMGAIRVAGKQGLTIPEDLSIIGYDDIPGAKYFNPPLTTMSQPLEQLAEQAIAMLLARIETPKREGQRTLLPPSLIIRDSVAVRKSAEN; translated from the coding sequence ATGACCACCATACGTGACGTTGCTAAGCTGGCTGGTGTATCAACTACTACCGTTTCTCATGTGCTCAACAAGACTCGGTTTGTCTCAGTCGAGGGCAAGGCCAAGGTTGAGGCGGCTGTTATCGAGCTTAACTATGTGCCAAATACCATAGCACGTAGTCTCAAAGGTGGCAGCAGTCGAGTCCTAGGCATGTTGATCACAGATGCGAATAATCCATTCTACGCCGATCTTATTCAGTGGGTGGATCAGGTAGCATATCGATATGGTTACAACCTGATCTTGTGTAATACCCAGGGCAATATACAGAGGGCCAAGGATTACTTGGTCATGCTCAGCCAGAGGCAGGTCGATGGCATGCTAATGATGAGTTCAGATGCCCGTCAATTACCTGTGTCTTCCTATGGCAGTATGCCCATGGTGATGATGGACTCAGGTCCAGAGCAGGCGGGTTATGATCGCATTCTGGATGATTCTGAGCAGGGCGGCTATATGGCGACCAAGCATCTGTTAGAGTCGGGCCATAAGAGTATTGGCTTATTAGCCGGGCCACTGGATAAGTCCAATAGTCAGAACCGTATTGCGGGATACCGCAGAGCAATGGCTGAAGCTAAACTTGAGGTGGATGAATGCTGGATCCAATCCGGTGAATTCACCTATGAAGGTGGCGCAGAGGCCATGAGCAGATTACTTAACCAGTCCAGCCCAGTGACAGCGATATTTGCTTCGAATGATCTTATGGCCATGGGTGCTATACGGGTGGCAGGCAAACAGGGGCTGACTATCCCTGAGGATCTGTCGATTATCGGTTATGACGATATTCCTGGGGCTAAGTATTTCAATCCACCACTGACAACTATGAGCCAGCCATTGGAACAGCTAGCTGAGCAGGCGATCGCTATGTTACTGGCACGGATAGAGACTCCTAAACGGGAAGGCCAGCGTACCTTGTTACCACCTAGCTTAATCATCCGCGATTCTGTTGCTGTGCGCAAATCAGCTGAGAACTAG
- a CDS encoding delta-class carbonic anhydrase, whose translation MINKTRVLCATAVLFPLLVNAATAADTGHSVSDKVIEKQRAALATNTQGKGYGPQSPRDIDTIQGSNQRIFGEAPDYTEMNLCNIHFHINAEHKGGEFTKYAGNGDGHGYNSGYQYTGKLSKKELTPLKNKIGVSKHGSLHPGDTIEVHYVHSTAQVGPGATLGSCLSEANSNPQLRVETQVFVLVNDTKAMSFMELTKLGMKNGLNQALNIPSNTGKPVQYEGSTTGPGYNEIASPLQVSWSVRPQVMKVDIHTVGKWLEGNAFDEDHAHGVRNLVVNPALLSDSE comes from the coding sequence ATGATAAATAAGACACGAGTATTATGTGCCACTGCGGTACTTTTCCCACTTTTAGTTAATGCCGCGACAGCAGCCGATACTGGTCATAGCGTCTCAGATAAAGTGATAGAAAAGCAAAGAGCAGCATTGGCCACCAATACTCAAGGTAAAGGTTATGGTCCTCAGTCACCAAGAGATATCGACACTATCCAAGGTAGTAACCAACGTATTTTTGGCGAGGCGCCTGACTACACGGAAATGAATTTATGTAATATACATTTCCATATTAATGCCGAGCACAAAGGCGGCGAATTCACTAAGTATGCAGGCAATGGTGATGGTCACGGCTATAACAGCGGGTATCAATATACTGGCAAGTTATCTAAAAAAGAGTTAACTCCCCTTAAAAATAAGATAGGAGTCAGTAAGCACGGTAGCCTACATCCTGGCGATACAATTGAAGTTCACTATGTCCACTCAACTGCTCAAGTTGGCCCAGGCGCAACGCTAGGATCTTGCCTCAGTGAAGCAAATAGCAACCCTCAGTTACGTGTAGAAACTCAGGTATTCGTGCTGGTGAATGACACTAAAGCCATGAGCTTTATGGAGCTGACTAAGTTAGGCATGAAAAATGGACTCAATCAGGCCCTAAACATTCCAAGCAATACTGGTAAGCCGGTGCAATATGAAGGTTCAACCACAGGTCCAGGATATAACGAAATAGCATCGCCTCTACAGGTGAGCTGGAGCGTGCGCCCTCAGGTAATGAAGGTAGATATTCACACTGTAGGCAAGTGGTTAGAGGGTAACGCCTTCGATGAAGATCATGCCCACGGCGTCAGAAATCTAGTGGTTAATCCAGCTCTACTGTCAGACAGTGAATAA
- a CDS encoding histone deacetylase family protein, which produces MLPLIYHPIYSQLPLPEGHRYPIMKYQFLYDAIMEKTQNDTNWQQEITFFSPQALTLQDIKQVHDADYVDMLACGQLPANKMRRIGFPWSEALMQRTLTSAAGTVLTAHKAIESGVAIHLSGGYHHAHNDFGSGFCLFNDLVLAAHFSLQKDDIHKVLIIDSDVHHGDGTATLCQGRDDIITLSFHCDKNFPARKPDSDLDVPLTRGTGDETFLACFQQVVQMAINLHRPDLVIYDAGVDLHRDDELGYLDISTQAIYLRDLFLLQTMQDNHIPVAAVVGGGYRAKHKDLVPVHFQLFQAALDLSLNSDSE; this is translated from the coding sequence ATGCTGCCACTGATCTATCATCCCATCTATTCTCAGCTGCCTCTACCTGAGGGACATAGATATCCCATCATGAAGTATCAATTCTTGTATGACGCGATCATGGAGAAAACACAAAATGACACCAATTGGCAGCAAGAAATCACCTTCTTCTCTCCCCAAGCCTTAACCTTGCAAGATATCAAACAGGTCCATGATGCTGATTATGTGGATATGTTGGCCTGTGGTCAGTTGCCGGCCAATAAGATGCGCCGTATCGGTTTTCCCTGGAGTGAAGCCCTGATGCAGCGCACCCTGACTTCGGCCGCGGGCACTGTGTTAACAGCCCATAAAGCCATAGAGTCAGGAGTCGCTATTCACCTAAGTGGTGGTTATCACCATGCCCATAATGATTTTGGCAGCGGCTTTTGTTTATTTAACGATCTGGTATTAGCGGCTCACTTTTCCTTGCAAAAAGATGATATCCATAAGGTATTGATCATCGACAGTGATGTTCACCATGGCGATGGCACGGCGACCCTATGCCAGGGAAGGGATGACATCATTACCCTCTCTTTCCACTGTGATAAAAACTTCCCAGCGCGTAAACCTGACTCAGATCTTGATGTGCCTCTCACACGAGGCACAGGTGACGAGACTTTTTTAGCCTGTTTTCAACAAGTGGTACAAATGGCCATTAATTTACACCGCCCAGATCTGGTTATTTACGATGCCGGAGTGGATCTTCATCGAGACGATGAGCTGGGTTATCTCGATATAAGCACCCAAGCCATCTATCTAAGGGATCTATTTCTACTGCAGACCATGCAAGATAATCATATTCCTGTTGCTGCCGTCGTCGGTGGAGGTTACCGAGCCAAGCACAAGGATCTCGTGCCAGTGCATTTTCAATTATTCCAAGCAGCCCTAGATTTAAGTTTGAATTCAGACTCGGAATAG
- a CDS encoding M4 family metallopeptidase: MSIRLNSSALLLLFAAVLTSPAIAQDKASNQGEANRPTFVTGDLGSINASSQASLHASAKSALQLVLNEQYEADGREEMIVTKVIEDKIGGHHIRFEQKLNGLPVAGTGMVIHADIHGSVFAVNGDFVPSGDLPLKPDLSAIEAFGLNDIKGTKNGKPELSYVLGSDGIGHLAWKATFEYINEEGPQRDIVFVDASTGKIAARHPQILYARKLNTQDCQQRTRRCKTVSRSSNVINTSDLAINSAHNYAIATYNYYLNNHGRDSIDDKGMTLKSRVHFGLNYNNAFWDGSQMTYGDGDGVNFIPLSQDADVVAHELTHGVTERSSGLIYQNESGALSEAWSDIFGAMVDRQEGATGADIWFIGEDIYTPMIPGDALRNMADPAAFGDYDYYPTRYMGGADNGGVHWNSGIANLAFKLLVTGGTHPRGETSVNVTPIGFDAAADIFYAANIGCLTPSSNFATARYCTAIFAGSNEAAVNLAWDAVGVPNHPPIQLQNDVATAPKDGEIGDIQYYLLSGVNSGETVTCTTSCDNGDADLYLRFNGLAETNPNSGLNECGSYSTNSNESCTTGAASSDGSTLNAAVHGFSAYTNLSLTCTISSNNGGSCPLLDLGSSCTSNSQCCSDKCKGKPGSKTCK, translated from the coding sequence ATGTCCATTCGACTCAACTCGTCTGCCCTACTGCTATTGTTTGCAGCAGTGCTCACCTCACCTGCAATAGCTCAAGACAAAGCTAGCAACCAAGGTGAAGCCAACAGACCCACATTTGTCACCGGAGACTTAGGCAGTATTAATGCATCCTCCCAGGCAAGCTTACATGCTTCAGCTAAGAGTGCACTGCAACTTGTCTTAAATGAACAATACGAGGCCGATGGACGTGAAGAGATGATTGTCACTAAAGTCATCGAAGATAAAATTGGCGGGCATCATATACGCTTCGAACAGAAGCTCAATGGCCTACCTGTTGCGGGTACAGGCATGGTTATTCACGCCGATATCCATGGTTCAGTTTTTGCTGTCAATGGGGATTTCGTCCCCAGCGGTGACCTCCCCCTAAAGCCTGACTTAAGTGCAATCGAAGCCTTTGGCCTCAACGACATAAAGGGCACTAAAAACGGCAAACCTGAGCTCAGCTATGTACTCGGTAGCGACGGTATTGGCCATCTAGCCTGGAAAGCGACTTTCGAGTACATCAATGAAGAGGGGCCTCAGCGTGACATTGTCTTTGTCGACGCGAGTACAGGTAAGATTGCCGCAAGACACCCGCAAATATTGTATGCCCGTAAGCTGAATACTCAAGACTGTCAGCAAAGAACCAGACGTTGTAAAACGGTTTCAAGAAGCTCAAATGTAATCAATACTAGCGACCTTGCTATCAATTCCGCCCATAACTACGCTATCGCCACCTACAATTACTACTTAAATAACCATGGTCGAGACTCCATCGATGACAAGGGTATGACCCTCAAGTCCCGTGTACATTTCGGTCTCAACTACAATAATGCCTTCTGGGACGGTAGCCAGATGACCTATGGTGACGGCGATGGCGTGAACTTCATCCCACTGTCGCAAGATGCAGATGTGGTCGCCCATGAGCTCACCCACGGCGTTACCGAGAGATCTTCAGGCCTTATCTACCAAAACGAGTCAGGGGCTCTGAGTGAGGCTTGGTCAGATATATTCGGCGCCATGGTCGACCGGCAGGAAGGTGCTACAGGTGCCGATATCTGGTTTATAGGTGAAGATATTTATACTCCAATGATACCTGGAGATGCCCTACGTAACATGGCTGATCCAGCCGCCTTTGGTGATTACGATTATTACCCCACACGTTATATGGGCGGTGCAGATAACGGCGGGGTGCACTGGAACTCAGGAATCGCCAATCTGGCGTTTAAACTTCTGGTAACTGGTGGCACACACCCTAGGGGAGAAACGTCTGTTAATGTTACCCCTATAGGCTTTGATGCCGCTGCGGATATATTTTATGCCGCCAATATCGGTTGCTTAACCCCTAGCTCAAACTTCGCCACTGCCAGATACTGTACGGCGATCTTCGCTGGCAGCAATGAAGCCGCCGTAAATCTAGCTTGGGATGCAGTTGGAGTACCTAACCATCCTCCCATTCAATTGCAGAATGATGTAGCTACCGCCCCTAAGGACGGGGAAATCGGTGACATCCAATATTACCTATTATCTGGGGTCAACAGCGGAGAAACGGTCACCTGTACCACATCTTGTGACAATGGTGATGCCGATCTCTATTTACGCTTCAATGGGCTAGCAGAAACAAATCCCAATAGCGGTCTCAATGAGTGCGGAAGCTATTCCACTAATTCGAATGAGTCCTGTACCACAGGCGCGGCATCCAGTGATGGCAGCACCCTCAACGCAGCTGTTCATGGCTTTAGCGCATACACTAACTTATCTCTCACCTGCACTATCAGCAGTAACAACGGTGGAAGCTGCCCCTTACTTGACCTTGGCAGCAGTTGTACTTCAAATTCACAGTGTTGCTCAGATAAATGTAAGGGAAAACCGGGCTCAAAAACATGTAAATGA
- a CDS encoding AbrB/MazE/SpoVT family DNA-binding domain-containing protein has protein sequence MTELKIRNVGKGLGLELPQDLVERLHLGAGDSICLEKMAHGNYRLVSKNDELEEQMALIEGYMHEEDA, from the coding sequence ATGACTGAACTCAAGATTAGAAATGTGGGTAAAGGCTTGGGGTTAGAGTTACCACAAGATCTAGTTGAGCGACTGCACCTAGGTGCCGGAGACAGTATCTGTCTCGAGAAAATGGCACATGGTAACTATCGACTCGTGTCAAAGAATGATGAGTTAGAGGAGCAGATGGCACTTATCGAAGGCTATATGCATGAAGAAGATGCCTGA
- a CDS encoding DUF3332 family protein, with translation MKVKVLSAVMLSVLLSGCAGQMAVSNATMKFNMDVVDNRYARGGLTILMAPVYAVTTIADYGLFNPIEFWTGENVLTDKKSIYDMKGKNYIEINDSLDEALKTAPIKLD, from the coding sequence ATGAAAGTTAAAGTATTATCTGCAGTTATGCTGTCAGTGTTGTTATCGGGTTGTGCTGGTCAAATGGCTGTAAGCAATGCAACTATGAAATTTAATATGGATGTTGTAGATAATCGTTACGCAAGAGGCGGTCTAACAATACTTATGGCTCCAGTATATGCAGTTACTACTATTGCTGACTATGGTCTATTTAACCCTATCGAGTTTTGGACTGGTGAAAACGTTCTTACAGATAAGAAATCAATCTATGATATGAAAGGTAAAAACTATATAGAAATAAATGATAGTTTAGATGAAGCATTAAAAACTGCTCCAATTAAATTAGATTGA
- a CDS encoding NAD/NADP octopine/nopaline dehydrogenase family protein gives MNITIIGAGNAGSACAFMAAEAGHKVSLLKTSNRITHDDHFEAMVRNKGIYCIDNTQKGHFTDSADDAEKTFQPLELITRDPEAAIEGADVIMIFIQTTYHPALAERIAKYFKSNQLVILIPGYAGSIFYDKYCDNNPIFAEGESTPNDARVVEPGTVKVLFKNARNSLSFFPAIRTAEGMAIASRLFPAYDIEMSQVRKNIFDSALHNPNIIVHTVGLYVMYPMLEYCAKHHPDEVPYMYRDALSTEMAWLMIEKLDAEKMAVLSALGCEPIPYLEACLFRNEEDLNQDPREVFESYKISSPPGPYSFDNRYVTEDVPMGLVLLSSLGEKLGIDMPECHRLIEMCGGILSRDFYAEGRTLATLGLGDLTREELLNFVESRDCPDEVRASAQA, from the coding sequence ATGAATATCACCATAATTGGAGCCGGTAATGCTGGTTCTGCTTGTGCGTTTATGGCTGCTGAGGCAGGACATAAAGTCAGTTTATTGAAGACTTCGAACCGTATTACCCATGATGACCATTTTGAAGCTATGGTCAGAAATAAGGGAATATATTGCATCGATAACACCCAAAAAGGGCACTTTACAGACAGTGCCGACGATGCCGAAAAAACCTTTCAACCATTGGAATTGATTACTCGAGACCCTGAAGCTGCAATAGAGGGGGCGGATGTAATCATGATTTTTATTCAAACTACATATCATCCGGCTTTAGCAGAAAGAATTGCAAAGTATTTTAAAAGTAATCAATTGGTTATTCTAATACCTGGGTACGCAGGTAGTATTTTCTATGATAAATATTGTGATAATAATCCAATATTTGCTGAAGGTGAGTCAACCCCTAATGACGCAAGAGTGGTTGAGCCTGGTACGGTAAAAGTCTTATTTAAAAATGCCAGAAACTCACTGTCGTTCTTTCCAGCGATAAGAACGGCAGAAGGAATGGCCATAGCATCCCGCTTGTTTCCTGCCTACGACATTGAAATGAGTCAGGTGAGAAAAAACATATTCGACTCGGCGCTACATAACCCCAATATCATAGTCCACACTGTGGGTCTGTATGTCATGTATCCAATGCTTGAGTATTGTGCCAAGCATCATCCTGATGAAGTTCCATATATGTACAGAGATGCTCTTTCAACTGAAATGGCATGGCTAATGATTGAAAAGTTGGACGCGGAAAAAATGGCGGTGTTGAGTGCCCTAGGATGTGAACCCATTCCCTATCTTGAAGCCTGTTTATTTAGAAACGAAGAAGACCTTAATCAAGACCCTAGAGAGGTTTTTGAAAGCTATAAAATCTCATCACCTCCAGGGCCTTATAGTTTCGATAATCGATATGTGACTGAGGATGTTCCTATGGGGTTGGTTTTATTATCCTCATTAGGCGAGAAGTTAGGTATTGATATGCCCGAGTGTCATCGTTTAATCGAGATGTGTGGCGGTATTTTATCAAGAGATTTTTATGCAGAAGGCAGAACTTTAGCTACGTTAGGTTTAGGTGATCTAACTAGGGAAGAGTTATTGAATTTTGTGGAAAGTAGGGATTGCCCCGACGAAGTTAGAGCATCTGCCCAAGCTTAG
- the glnD gene encoding [protein-PII] uridylyltransferase yields MSGSDISPQFSSKMSITDYKKVIQDADNYLNENFTHVAIDEIVKLRADFFDALLIHLWQCAELSSDNLSLNAVGGYGRQTLHLHSDIDICVLFPEELSSHQTTQIGLFFTQLWDLGLELGHSVRALNEIDNACKEDITIATSLFEIRHLAGPKSHANQVLDRLYGDDLWSSEAFFKAKVSEQDERHLKAQGSAFSLEPNLKNSPGGMRDIQTLIWVTRKYFAAEDMAALRRFGFFTADEYTELLESQHFIWRARWALHAAAERSQNRLLISLQSDVARLMGFGDNSHLAIEKMMRQLYRAMRRISELNQMLLQYFKDEILVQADKKSTPLNQHFEINGRLINARHDDVFVDRKQLIALFNHIAENSNDIDGITPLTIRLIRQVRRRLLGDLQDFHSCRKEFIALFRHPQGMGLALSLMHKHGILASYLPQWREIAGQMQFDLYHVYPVDEHTHKLLKNLYSLNGKPESPSLAQPSTVYKAIENKEALLLAALFHDLGKGRGGDHSELGAVDALQFAKFHELKPSQAKVIVWLVKNHLLLSLSCQRLDIYDPSEVKNLAKSIGTKARLDALYCLTVADIKATNDELWTNWKASLLRDLYLSISYALRNGLENVLEQRTIVREHKNEALELMGVSETPDVIKQLWKRLPLSFFSNAQPRDIVRYSRAMTQHPVEHALILLDESSTKGSSDLFVYMKDKPGLFVTLFNTLASLQISVQQANISKTKDGYVVESLKILDYDHHPIRTAGRRDRIKKRLKQVLFENRKVPKQRLNSNIGSFVSEPKVEFLHSRKKDRTLISVTALDNPQFMSHFCNGFRQFELNIHSAKITTVGEQVDNVFLVSDKNGQSLDDESKQALKSFFVDIIKEQVPI; encoded by the coding sequence ATGTCAGGATCTGATATATCACCTCAATTCAGTTCAAAAATGAGCATTACTGATTATAAAAAAGTAATCCAAGATGCCGACAACTACCTTAATGAAAACTTTACCCACGTTGCTATCGACGAGATAGTAAAGTTGCGCGCTGATTTTTTTGATGCCTTGCTTATCCATCTTTGGCAATGTGCCGAGCTCTCTAGCGACAATTTATCTCTCAATGCCGTAGGTGGCTATGGCCGTCAAACCTTACATCTACACTCAGATATTGATATTTGTGTGTTATTCCCCGAAGAGCTTAGTTCTCATCAAACCACCCAGATTGGGCTGTTTTTTACTCAATTATGGGATTTGGGCCTGGAGCTAGGCCATAGTGTGCGGGCTCTGAACGAAATTGATAATGCCTGTAAAGAAGATATAACCATTGCAACCTCATTATTTGAAATTCGCCATCTTGCAGGACCTAAGTCTCACGCTAATCAGGTCTTAGATAGGCTTTATGGCGATGATCTCTGGAGTAGTGAAGCCTTCTTTAAGGCTAAAGTCAGCGAGCAAGATGAACGCCATCTAAAGGCCCAAGGCAGTGCTTTTAGCCTAGAACCAAACCTAAAAAATAGCCCAGGTGGTATGCGTGATATCCAAACTCTGATTTGGGTAACCCGTAAGTATTTTGCAGCTGAGGACATGGCGGCTTTAAGGCGGTTCGGTTTCTTTACTGCCGACGAATATACAGAACTATTAGAGTCACAACATTTTATCTGGCGTGCACGTTGGGCACTCCACGCCGCAGCTGAGCGCTCTCAAAATCGATTACTTATTTCTTTGCAAAGTGATGTGGCTAGGCTGATGGGCTTTGGCGACAACAGTCACTTAGCTATCGAAAAAATGATGCGTCAGTTATACCGGGCTATGAGGCGGATTAGTGAACTTAATCAAATGCTATTACAGTATTTCAAAGATGAAATTCTGGTACAAGCAGACAAGAAATCGACCCCGTTAAATCAACATTTCGAAATTAATGGTCGACTGATCAATGCTCGCCATGATGACGTGTTTGTTGATCGCAAGCAGCTAATCGCTCTGTTTAACCATATAGCAGAAAATTCGAATGATATTGACGGTATTACCCCACTGACGATTCGATTAATACGTCAGGTTAGGCGACGATTATTGGGTGATCTACAAGACTTTCATAGCTGCCGCAAAGAGTTTATCGCGCTATTTCGTCATCCTCAAGGCATGGGACTCGCGCTATCATTAATGCACAAACATGGGATATTAGCCTCCTATCTTCCCCAGTGGCGTGAAATTGCAGGTCAGATGCAATTCGACCTCTATCATGTTTACCCCGTTGACGAGCATACTCATAAGTTACTAAAAAACTTATATTCACTGAATGGAAAACCTGAATCTCCTTCTCTGGCGCAGCCTAGCACTGTCTACAAAGCGATAGAGAATAAAGAGGCATTGTTGTTAGCCGCCTTGTTCCACGATTTAGGTAAAGGACGCGGCGGTGATCACAGTGAATTAGGGGCTGTGGACGCGCTGCAATTCGCTAAATTTCATGAACTAAAACCTTCGCAAGCTAAGGTGATCGTCTGGTTGGTGAAAAACCATCTATTGCTATCCTTATCCTGTCAAAGGTTAGATATATATGACCCTTCGGAAGTTAAGAATCTTGCTAAATCCATAGGCACCAAAGCCAGGCTGGATGCTCTCTACTGCTTAACTGTTGCCGACATTAAGGCTACCAATGATGAATTGTGGACTAATTGGAAGGCAAGCTTACTCAGAGATCTGTATTTGTCGATTAGTTATGCACTGCGCAATGGCTTAGAAAATGTGCTAGAACAGCGAACTATCGTCCGTGAACATAAAAATGAAGCACTAGAGCTGATGGGGGTGAGTGAAACGCCTGATGTGATTAAGCAGCTTTGGAAGCGCTTACCGCTATCATTTTTCAGCAACGCTCAACCCCGTGATATCGTCCGTTACTCTAGAGCCATGACGCAACATCCAGTTGAGCACGCACTTATTTTGCTAGATGAAAGTAGTACTAAAGGTAGCAGCGATCTATTCGTTTATATGAAGGATAAGCCTGGTCTGTTTGTGACACTATTTAATACCTTAGCTTCACTACAGATCTCAGTTCAACAAGCTAATATCTCCAAGACCAAAGACGGTTATGTCGTGGAGTCTTTAAAAATACTGGATTATGACCATCACCCAATAAGAACCGCAGGGCGACGTGACCGTATTAAGAAAAGGCTCAAACAAGTATTATTTGAAAATAGAAAGGTGCCTAAACAGCGCTTGAATAGCAACATAGGCTCATTCGTCAGCGAACCCAAAGTTGAGTTCTTACACTCTCGCAAAAAGGATAGAACGCTTATCAGTGTTACCGCACTGGATAATCCACAATTTATGAGTCACTTCTGTAACGGTTTTAGGCAGTTCGAACTCAATATTCACTCTGCAAAAATAACCACAGTTGGTGAGCAAGTCGATAATGTATTCCTTGTCTCTGACAAAAATGGTCAATCACTAGATGACGAGAGTAAACAAGCGCTAAAATCCTTCTTTGTCGATATCATTAAAGAACAGGTTCCTATCTGA
- a CDS encoding methyl-accepting chemotaxis protein: MVNLQIKQKMTLGLLVPLILLISICFLAINMMGKIEAGVTSIYNDRVVPLKDLKIIGDDYAVSVIDAVNKANAGMFSAAEASRAMTESSRNISEKWNAYMATTLTDEESRLTKEANRLFMPANQQISQLVNKLNSMQGSPSGQLNDDIAPLYDVIDPISGKISELISLQLRVAGEEKNKVDEIYSSSMTIFILLTLIAIVTSVIIGLWVTRAVMRPIDNIVSTLNTVRVDSDLTVTFKTFNDDELGQISTNLTLVIEHLRGILNSIALAANTVGDSTVKLSEFTQQTNDRMHQQQAETEQTATAMNQMTATVAEVAQSATNAADSAKDAEANATKGNDIVQQSVASMTLLSKQIDQTSQVITHLASESNNIGSVLDVIKGIAEQTNLLALNAAIEAARAGEQGRGFAVVADEVRTLAQRTQESTQEIESMIDGLQKGVQEAVGAMKIGTEQVYDANEKAHMAGGALNEIVLSVDNISNMNTQIATAAEEQSSVAEDINRSIIAISDIAQASTMAAQELTTSVTELSSLSESMREQVGQFKL; the protein is encoded by the coding sequence ATGGTTAACTTACAAATCAAGCAAAAAATGACCCTTGGGTTGTTAGTCCCGCTAATACTACTGATTAGCATCTGTTTTTTAGCTATTAACATGATGGGGAAAATCGAAGCGGGTGTCACCAGCATATATAACGACAGAGTGGTTCCTCTGAAAGACCTTAAAATCATTGGAGATGACTATGCGGTTTCGGTTATCGATGCGGTCAACAAAGCCAATGCCGGAATGTTCAGCGCCGCTGAAGCGAGTCGGGCAATGACTGAATCCAGCCGAAATATCAGCGAGAAATGGAATGCTTACATGGCAACGACCTTAACCGATGAAGAGTCGAGGTTAACCAAAGAAGCCAATCGGTTATTCATGCCAGCAAATCAACAAATCTCGCAACTTGTGAATAAGCTTAATAGCATGCAAGGGTCGCCTAGCGGACAGTTGAATGATGATATCGCTCCTCTCTATGACGTAATAGATCCTATTAGCGGAAAAATTTCTGAACTGATTAGCCTTCAGTTACGAGTCGCCGGTGAAGAAAAAAATAAAGTCGATGAAATTTACTCATCTTCTATGACCATTTTTATCCTGTTGACGCTGATAGCCATAGTAACAAGCGTAATAATTGGGCTTTGGGTGACTCGGGCTGTAATGCGTCCCATAGATAATATTGTCAGCACGCTAAACACGGTTCGGGTCGACTCTGACTTAACCGTGACATTTAAGACCTTTAACGACGATGAACTCGGGCAGATATCAACCAATCTAACACTAGTGATTGAACATCTACGTGGCATTCTAAATTCTATCGCGCTGGCAGCTAACACAGTCGGTGATTCGACCGTAAAATTGAGCGAGTTTACTCAGCAAACTAATGACAGGATGCATCAACAGCAAGCGGAGACAGAGCAGACTGCTACGGCAATGAATCAGATGACAGCAACGGTGGCCGAAGTTGCTCAGAGTGCCACTAACGCCGCTGATTCGGCAAAAGATGCTGAAGCTAATGCAACTAAGGGAAATGATATCGTTCAACAATCAGTTGCCAGCATGACTCTGCTCTCTAAACAGATAGATCAAACCTCACAGGTGATCACTCATTTGGCTAGTGAAAGTAACAACATCGGCAGCGTTCTGGATGTGATTAAAGGGATCGCCGAGCAGACCAATTTACTAGCGTTAAATGCAGCCATTGAGGCGGCTAGAGCAGGTGAGCAAGGCCGCGGATTTGCCGTTGTGGCCGACGAAGTAAGAACTCTGGCACAACGTACCCAAGAATCGACTCAAGAGATAGAATCTATGATCGATGGGTTGCAAAAAGGGGTTCAAGAAGCTGTTGGCGCCATGAAGATCGGGACTGAACAGGTTTATGATGCAAATGAAAAAGCGCACATGGCAGGAGGTGCCCTTAATGAGATAGTGCTTTCGGTTGATAATATCAGCAACATGAATACTCAGATAGCCACCGCTGCCGAAGAGCAAAGCAGTGTGGCCGAAGACATAAATCGAAGCATTATTGCTATAAGCGATATCGCACAGGCATCCACCATGGCGGCCCAAGAACTGACAACATCAGTGACCGAACTAAGCAGCCTGTCGGAAAGCATGCGTGAACAGGTGGGTCAGTTTAAACTCTAA